A window of the Miscanthus floridulus cultivar M001 chromosome 14, ASM1932011v1, whole genome shotgun sequence genome harbors these coding sequences:
- the LOC136505468 gene encoding polyol transporter 5-like, which produces MAYRPDSEAPLLAKADHSAPSMPAAVKWNKYPFFCAVLASMTSVLTGYNVAVMSGAQIFMAEDIGVTDTQIEVLAGVINIYSLIGALLAGWTSDRYGRRLTIVLTNVFFLVGALTMTLAGGFAALMVGRFVAGIGVGYAFVIGPVYAAEIAPASSRGLLTCLPEIFCASGAMLSYVSNLVFSGLPVHLSWRVMFGAGVVPTVFLAAGVLTMPESPRWLAMKGRVAEAKAVLHKTSDTADEADQRLLEIEEVVSSGNRGSVDGGGGSSASAWREVATKPGVRRVLAMVLTLQFFQQASGIDMMVLYGPRILATAGVTSSTLILSLNILFGVAKAAPVLITMVLADRVGRRPLLLFSTGGMTASLLLLGALFAVGTKDDAAVAAVSVAAAVAYVVAFALGFGPLAWVYSSEILPLRLRGQGAGLGTAMNRIMCGVVIMTFISLYQAITMAGVFFLYAAIATAAFVFVYLCLPETRGRSLEYMEELFHTK; this is translated from the exons ATGGCGTACCGGCCAGACTCCGAGGCGCCGCTGCTCGCAAAGGCGGACCACTCTGCCCCGTCCATGCCGGCGGCGGTGAAGTGGAACAAGTACCCGTTCTTCTGCGCCGTGCTCGCCTCCATGACCTCCGTCCTCACAGGCTACA ACGTGGCGGTGATGAGCGGCGCGCAGATCTTCATGGCGGAGGACATCGGGGTGACCGACACGCAGATCGAGGTGCTCGCGGGGGTCATCAACATCTACTCGCTCATCGGCGCGCTGCTGGCGGGGTGGACCTCTGACCGGTACGGCCGGCGCCTCACCATCGTGCTCACCAATGTGTTCTTCCTCGTCGGCGCGCTCACCATGACGCTTGCCGGAGGGTTCGCCGCGCTCATGGTTGGCCGGTTCGTCGCCGGCATCGGTGTCGGGTACGCCTTCGTCATCGGCCCCGTCTACGCCGCCGAGATCGCGCCCGCATCATCCCGCGGTCTCCTCACCTGTCTCCCCGAG ATTTTTTGTGCTTCGGGGGCGATGCTGAGCTACGTGTCAAACCTTGTCTTCTCGGGCCTGCCAGTGCACCTGTCATGGCGGGTGATGTTCGGGGCGGGGGTGGTGCCCACGGTGTTCCTGGCAGCCGGTGTGCTCACCATGCCGGAGTCACCGCGGTGGCTAGCCATGAAGGGCCGGGTCGCCGAGGCGAAGGCTGTGCTCCACAAGACGTCGGACACGGCGGACGAGGCCGACCAGCGGCTGCTCGAGATCGAGGAAGTGGTCTCCAGCGGCAACAGAGGAagcgtcgacggcggcggcggcagcagcgccAGCGCGTGGAGGGAAGTGGCGACGAAGCCCGGCGTCCGCCGCGTGCTGGCCATGGTGCTGACGCTGCAGTTCTTCCAGCAGGCGTCGGGCATCGACATGATGGTCCTGTACGGCCCGCGGATCCTCGCCACGGCCGGCGTCACGTCGAGCACCCTGATCCtgagcctcaacatcctcttcgGCGTCGCCAAGGCGGCGCCCGTTCTCATCACCATGGTGCTAGCCGACCGCGTCGGCCGCCGCCCGCTCCTCCTCTTTAGCACGGGCGGCATGACGGCGTCGCTGCTGCTCCTGGGCGCCCTGTTCGCCGTGGGCACCAAGGACGACGCCGCTGTCGCCGCGGTGAGCGTGGCGGCCGCGGTGGCATACGTGGTGGCCTTTGCCCTCGGGTTCGGGCCCCTGGCGTGGGTGTACAGCTCAGAGATCCTGCCCCTCAGGCTGCGAGGGCAGGGCGCCGGGCTCGGCACCGCCATGAACCGGATCATGTGCGGCGTGGTCATCATGACCTTCATCTCGCTCTATCAGGCCATCACCATGGCGGGCGTCTTCTTCCTCTacgccgccatcgccaccgcCGCGTTTGTCTTTGTCTACCTGTGCCTGCCGGAGACGAGGGGCCGCAGCCTCGAGTACATGGAGGAGCTCTTCCACACCAAGTGA